One stretch of Chryseobacterium fluminis DNA includes these proteins:
- a CDS encoding cupin domain-containing protein translates to MKKLSFTPEEFFFEDDGIIPNSPYPLLVYRNAFAERGTAGAEFLENIFRKNNWSNSWRGGIYSFHHYHSNTHEVLGVFQDLQKFRWEDRTVRK, encoded by the coding sequence ATGAAGAAACTGTCCTTTACTCCTGAAGAGTTTTTTTTCGAAGACGACGGAATTATTCCCAACAGTCCGTATCCTTTGCTGGTATATCGTAATGCCTTTGCAGAACGCGGTACCGCCGGAGCCGAATTTCTGGAGAATATATTCCGAAAAAACAATTGGTCCAATTCCTGGCGCGGGGGAATATATTCTTTTCATCATTACCACAGCAATACCCACGAGGTGCTGGGTGTTTTTCAGGATCTGCAGAAGTTCAGATGGGAGGACCGAACGGTCAGAAAATAG
- a CDS encoding cupin domain-containing protein yields MGGPNGQKIEISSGDMIVIPAGVGHRCLSHSDDFTVVGAYPDGMKPDLIKEEKDHYTVSLRHIQKVPKPSYDPLSGKDGDLIKRWKHQKTDTHERF; encoded by the coding sequence ATGGGAGGACCGAACGGTCAGAAAATAGAAATTTCTTCAGGGGATATGATCGTGATTCCGGCAGGAGTCGGTCACCGGTGTCTCTCCCATTCTGATGATTTTACGGTAGTGGGAGCTTATCCGGATGGCATGAAGCCCGATTTGATCAAAGAGGAAAAAGATCACTATACAGTTTCACTCCGGCACATTCAAAAGGTTCCCAAACCTTCCTATGATCCACTGTCGGGAAAAGACGGGGATTTAATTAAACGGTGGAAACACCAGAAAACAGATACTCATGAAAGATTTTAA
- a CDS encoding DoxX family protein, producing MKDFKTSFFFLRLPVAVSLAGHGLVRIPKLSVFSDWMTASMEKSAIPDFLIIPFSYLLPVLEAGLGILMLIGFKIKYTLYASLAVMSILILGSSSVENWSAIEAQLLHSFYLFGLFWFYEKYNPEKTQ from the coding sequence ATGAAAGATTTTAAGACATCATTTTTCTTTTTAAGATTGCCCGTTGCCGTTTCATTGGCAGGACACGGGCTGGTAAGAATTCCGAAACTTTCAGTATTCAGTGATTGGATGACAGCTTCTATGGAGAAATCTGCCATTCCGGACTTCCTGATCATTCCTTTCAGTTACCTGTTACCGGTCCTGGAAGCTGGTTTAGGAATTTTAATGCTGATTGGATTTAAAATTAAATATACCCTGTATGCCTCTCTGGCTGTCATGAGCATCCTTATCTTAGGAAGCAGCTCCGTTGAAAACTGGTCTGCCATCGAAGCACAACTCCTGCATTCCTTTTATCTGTTCGGATTATTTTGGTTTTATGAAAAATATAACCCCGAAAAAACGCAATAA
- the bioA gene encoding adenosylmethionine--8-amino-7-oxononanoate transaminase has product MPSLKERDREVNWHPYTQMKTADDIIPIVKGKGVYLFDDTGKKYIDAVSSWWVTLHGHANPYIARKISEQLNTLEQVIFAGFTHEPATRLSEKLLQLLPDNQGKVFYSDNGSTAVEVALKMSIQYINNQGEKKTKILAFKNAYHGDTFGAMAVSGRGTWTQPFSEMLFEVVFIDTPTSENWESIQSQITNIADEVVCFIFEPLIQGAAGMLMYEAENLVRLMKLCRKSGILMIQDEVFTGFGRTGEFFAAGHLSEKPDIMCFSKGLTGGTLPMGITTCTNGIYNAFLSDDQSKTLFHGHSFTANPLSCTAALASMDLLLKPETQKNIRRITEQHSQFSQRLKEHESFENIRQTGTIIAWEIKTVYETSYFNAIGKVFYKEFLERGILIRPLGNTMYLVPPYCITAEELEFVYKNIIEVAEKLTATPIVHVYI; this is encoded by the coding sequence ATGCCCAGTTTAAAAGAAAGAGACCGGGAAGTCAATTGGCATCCCTACACTCAGATGAAGACCGCAGACGATATTATTCCTATTGTAAAAGGAAAAGGCGTTTATCTTTTTGACGACACCGGGAAAAAATACATTGATGCTGTTTCCTCCTGGTGGGTGACCCTGCACGGACACGCTAATCCTTATATAGCCCGTAAAATATCAGAGCAGCTGAATACTTTAGAGCAGGTGATTTTTGCGGGTTTTACCCATGAGCCTGCCACGCGGCTTTCCGAAAAACTGCTGCAGCTGCTTCCTGACAATCAGGGAAAAGTATTCTATTCAGACAACGGATCTACCGCCGTTGAAGTTGCATTAAAAATGAGTATTCAGTATATTAACAATCAAGGTGAAAAGAAGACAAAAATCCTTGCTTTTAAAAATGCTTATCACGGAGATACTTTCGGAGCCATGGCGGTAAGCGGAAGGGGAACCTGGACGCAGCCTTTCAGCGAAATGCTGTTTGAAGTCGTTTTTATCGATACGCCTACTTCAGAAAATTGGGAAAGCATACAGTCTCAAATTACAAATATAGCGGATGAGGTGGTCTGTTTTATTTTTGAGCCTCTGATACAGGGAGCGGCAGGAATGCTGATGTATGAGGCGGAAAACCTTGTCCGCCTGATGAAATTGTGCAGGAAATCCGGAATTTTAATGATTCAGGACGAAGTTTTTACAGGTTTTGGAAGAACAGGTGAATTTTTTGCAGCCGGTCACCTTTCGGAAAAACCTGACATCATGTGCTTTTCTAAAGGTCTCACAGGAGGTACTTTACCAATGGGAATCACTACGTGTACCAATGGTATTTATAATGCATTTTTATCCGATGACCAGTCCAAAACCCTGTTTCACGGGCATTCTTTCACGGCCAATCCGCTTTCCTGTACGGCAGCCCTTGCAAGTATGGATCTGCTGTTAAAGCCAGAGACCCAAAAAAATATCCGGAGAATTACAGAACAGCATTCTCAATTCTCTCAAAGGCTAAAAGAGCATGAAAGCTTCGAAAATATCCGGCAAACCGGAACGATCATTGCCTGGGAAATTAAAACCGTCTACGAAACTTCATACTTTAATGCCATAGGAAAGGTGTTTTATAAAGAGTTTTTAGAAAGGGGAATTTTAATACGACCTCTCGGCAATACCATGTATCTGGTTCCCCCTTATTGCATTACTGCAGAAGAACTGGAGTTTGTGTATAAAAATATTATTGAAGTTGCAGAAAAATTAACTGCAACTCCAATTGTTCATGTTTACATTTAA
- a CDS encoding ligase-associated DNA damage response exonuclease — protein sequence MKLITFTNKGIYCPQGKFYIDPWRPVDLAVITHGHADHARWGMKKYLCHHFTKPILHRRISPDIECQSIEYGEVINMNGVKLSLHPAGHIIGSAQIRLEYKGYVSVISGDYKVQDDGLSTPFELVTCNEFVTESTFGLPIYNWLEVEDLNKKMQNWVLKNKENQKTSVFIGYSLGKAQRIMKAVEGLGKIHVHYSIGKLNIAFEEVGIELPDYEIPDFRENIKHVQGDIVIVPPALLDSNVIKKIPDAATAICSGWMQVRGARRWRSADAGFPMSDHADWKGLLQAIKATEAEIVHVTHGQTEVFSKYLNEIGIKSDVVETLYGDDDDDEVPEKETPENP from the coding sequence TTGAAACTTATCACATTTACAAATAAAGGTATTTACTGTCCGCAGGGAAAATTTTATATTGATCCCTGGCGACCTGTGGATCTCGCAGTTATTACCCATGGACATGCAGATCATGCGCGATGGGGCATGAAAAAATATCTTTGTCATCATTTTACAAAGCCCATATTGCACCGCCGGATCTCACCGGATATCGAATGTCAGAGCATTGAATATGGAGAGGTCATCAATATGAACGGTGTAAAACTGTCCCTTCATCCTGCAGGTCACATTATAGGTTCGGCACAGATCCGTTTGGAATATAAAGGCTATGTATCGGTTATTTCCGGCGACTATAAAGTTCAGGATGACGGATTGAGTACCCCGTTTGAATTGGTTACCTGTAATGAATTTGTTACCGAAAGTACCTTCGGACTTCCGATTTACAACTGGCTGGAGGTGGAAGATTTAAACAAAAAAATGCAGAACTGGGTGTTAAAAAACAAAGAAAATCAAAAGACTTCCGTGTTTATCGGATATTCACTGGGTAAAGCCCAGCGGATTATGAAAGCCGTGGAAGGATTGGGAAAAATTCATGTTCACTATTCTATCGGGAAACTCAATATCGCTTTTGAAGAAGTTGGAATTGAACTTCCCGATTATGAAATTCCGGATTTCAGAGAAAATATAAAACACGTTCAGGGCGATATCGTTATTGTTCCGCCTGCTTTGCTGGACAGTAACGTAATCAAAAAAATTCCTGATGCAGCCACAGCCATCTGCTCAGGATGGATGCAGGTTCGTGGTGCAAGACGGTGGCGAAGCGCGGATGCAGGTTTTCCGATGAGTGACCATGCCGATTGGAAAGGGCTTTTACAGGCTATCAAAGCTACGGAAGCGGAGATTGTTCATGTAACGCACGGACAGACCGAGGTTTTTTCTAAATATCTTAATGAAATAGGAATAAAATCTGATGTTGTGGAAACGCTGTATGGTGATGATGATGATGATGAAGTACCTGAAAAAGAAACCCCCGAGAACCCGTAG
- a CDS encoding ATP-dependent DNA ligase: MKHFADLINALESTNKTNAKIDAIIDYLERAPDEDKVWFIALFTGKRPKRNVNTNYMKEWALDITKLPFWLFQESYSSVGDLGETLSLILPPPAEKIERTLSEWMQDIISLKGKTDDEKKEFVLNSWNGLDYTERLIFNKLLGGSFRIGVSDKTLINALTKFSDQESSALTHSLMGKWQPDEISFNELISAEKINPDNSKPYPFCLAYPLEKELEELGSPEEWQIEYKWDGIRGQIIKRNDEVFIWSRGEELITEQFPEIAETVRQMNGNFVLDGEILAVKDGKVLNFNELQKRLNRKTLTKKMLSEIPIEVFAYDLLELENNDLREKPISARRAMLEELLLNEDPENIKLSEIISFESWDALDTIRENSRDINSEGLMLKQKKSYYHSGRKKGDWWKWKINPLTIDAVLIYAQKGSGRRSAYYTDYTFAVKKDDSLVTIAKAYSGLTDKEIMEVSKFVNKNAIEKFGPVRTVKAELVFEIAFEGIGFSSRHKSGVALRFPRIVRWRKDKTVNEIDDLEEIKKLIQ, from the coding sequence ATGAAACATTTTGCAGATTTAATCAATGCTCTGGAGAGCACTAACAAAACCAACGCAAAGATCGATGCCATTATCGATTATCTTGAGCGCGCTCCGGATGAAGATAAAGTTTGGTTTATTGCTCTGTTTACCGGTAAAAGGCCAAAACGAAATGTCAATACCAATTACATGAAAGAATGGGCTCTGGACATCACAAAATTGCCATTCTGGCTGTTTCAGGAAAGCTATTCGTCGGTTGGAGATCTAGGTGAAACCCTGTCATTAATACTCCCTCCGCCTGCCGAAAAAATTGAGCGGACGCTCTCTGAGTGGATGCAGGATATTATCAGCCTGAAAGGAAAAACGGATGACGAAAAAAAAGAATTTGTTCTGAATTCATGGAACGGACTAGATTACACCGAACGTCTGATTTTTAATAAGTTATTAGGCGGAAGTTTCCGTATAGGTGTTTCCGATAAAACACTGATCAATGCGCTGACGAAATTTTCCGACCAGGAATCCAGTGCATTGACCCATAGTTTAATGGGAAAATGGCAGCCTGACGAAATCTCCTTTAACGAGCTGATTTCGGCAGAAAAAATTAATCCTGATAATTCAAAACCTTACCCTTTCTGTCTCGCCTATCCCCTGGAAAAAGAACTGGAAGAACTCGGTAGTCCCGAAGAGTGGCAGATTGAATATAAATGGGACGGAATCCGCGGACAGATTATCAAGAGAAATGATGAAGTTTTTATTTGGTCGAGAGGTGAGGAACTCATTACAGAGCAATTTCCTGAAATTGCAGAAACCGTAAGACAGATGAATGGAAACTTTGTCCTGGACGGGGAAATTCTTGCCGTAAAAGACGGCAAAGTTTTAAATTTTAACGAACTTCAGAAAAGACTGAACAGGAAAACGCTGACTAAAAAGATGCTTTCCGAAATCCCTATTGAGGTCTTTGCATATGATCTTTTAGAACTCGAAAATAATGACCTCAGAGAAAAACCTATATCTGCAAGACGTGCCATGCTGGAAGAGCTTTTATTAAACGAAGATCCCGAAAATATTAAACTCTCGGAAATCATCAGTTTCGAAAGCTGGGATGCTCTGGACACCATCAGGGAGAATTCAAGGGACATCAACAGTGAGGGCTTAATGTTAAAACAAAAAAAGTCATATTATCATTCCGGAAGGAAAAAAGGCGACTGGTGGAAATGGAAGATCAATCCTTTAACCATAGATGCAGTTCTTATCTATGCACAGAAAGGAAGCGGACGAAGGAGTGCGTACTATACCGATTATACCTTTGCCGTTAAAAAAGACGATTCCCTGGTCACCATTGCAAAAGCCTATTCCGGATTAACGGACAAGGAAATCATGGAGGTCAGTAAATTTGTGAATAAAAATGCCATCGAAAAGTTCGGGCCGGTGCGGACCGTCAAAGCAGAGCTGGTTTTCGAAATCGCGTTTGAAGGAATAGGATTCAGCAGCCGTCATAAAAGTGGCGTGGCTTTGCGTTTTCCAAGAATTGTCAGATGGCGGAAAGATAAAACAGTCAATGAAATAGATGACCTGGAAGAAATCAAAAAACTGATACAATAA
- the pdeM gene encoding ligase-associated DNA damage response endonuclease PdeM → MNIATKNISVHNETFTLTNQRALFWKKEKALILSDLHIGKTAHFRKNGIALANQIMKNDLERLSILIEYFQPEKFMVVGDLLHAGDNSDVDEFCSWRNQYPDLQFYLIEGNHDRISKKLESKLCLNFKTKLLEMNDFLFIHDFEKGHEKFQITGHIHPGFIINSSVRKIKLPCFAMSENQLLLPAFSEFTGLDTRNIPKKGKFFVFTDAEIYEI, encoded by the coding sequence GTGAATATTGCTACAAAAAATATATCCGTCCACAATGAAACCTTTACCCTTACCAACCAGCGAGCCCTTTTTTGGAAAAAGGAAAAAGCACTTATCCTCTCCGATCTTCACATCGGTAAAACGGCCCATTTCAGAAAAAACGGGATCGCTCTGGCCAATCAGATTATGAAAAATGATCTGGAACGGTTATCGATCCTGATTGAATATTTCCAACCTGAAAAATTCATGGTTGTAGGTGACCTGTTGCATGCCGGAGACAATTCTGATGTGGACGAATTCTGTAGCTGGCGAAATCAGTATCCGGATCTGCAATTTTATCTGATTGAAGGAAATCATGACCGGATTTCCAAAAAATTAGAATCAAAGCTATGTCTGAATTTCAAAACAAAATTATTGGAGATGAATGATTTTCTCTTTATTCATGATTTTGAAAAGGGGCATGAGAAATTTCAGATTACGGGGCATATCCACCCCGGATTTATTATTAATTCTTCGGTCAGAAAGATTAAGCTTCCTTGCTTTGCGATGTCTGAAAATCAGCTGCTGCTTCCGGCATTCAGTGAATTTACAGGTCTTGATACCCGGAATATTCCTAAAAAGGGAAAGTTCTTTGTGTTTACCGATGCTGAAATTTACGAAATCTGA
- a CDS encoding SDR family oxidoreductase, giving the protein MKNTENIALVVGATGITGSNLTQELISQGWITYGLSRNPDNNIEGLQSVKADLLNEQSLVEALEHISPTHIFFTTWMRNDTEDENIRVNSALVRNLLNVVAPKKSVQHVALVTGLKHYLGPFDAYAKSGTLPETPVREEHPRLPLPNFYYAQEDEVYKASERDGFTWSIHRPHTVIGYAVGNLMNMGTTLAVYASICKETGRKFIWPGSPEQWNGISDVTDARILSKQILWASTTESARNQAYNITNGDIFRWKWLWQRIADWFGIEAEGFGDPIRPLEKEMEKDAEVWKDIALKYHLKEEKLHRLASAWHTDLDLGRPLEVMTDMTKSRKSGFTAFQSTEDSFIDLFKKLREEKIIP; this is encoded by the coding sequence ATGAAAAATACGGAAAATATTGCATTGGTCGTCGGTGCTACGGGAATTACAGGAAGTAATCTCACTCAGGAATTGATTTCACAAGGTTGGATTACCTATGGACTGTCCAGAAATCCCGATAATAATATAGAAGGACTGCAATCTGTAAAGGCAGATCTGCTGAATGAGCAAAGTCTTGTTGAAGCCCTGGAACATATTTCACCTACGCATATTTTTTTTACCACCTGGATGCGTAATGATACGGAAGATGAGAATATCCGCGTGAACAGTGCCCTGGTCAGAAACCTGCTGAATGTTGTAGCTCCGAAAAAATCGGTACAGCATGTCGCTTTGGTTACCGGGCTCAAGCATTATCTGGGACCATTTGATGCCTATGCCAAAAGCGGAACCCTGCCTGAGACGCCGGTCAGAGAAGAACACCCACGTCTCCCGCTTCCCAATTTTTATTACGCGCAGGAAGATGAGGTTTACAAAGCTTCAGAAAGAGACGGATTTACCTGGAGCATCCACAGGCCGCATACAGTGATCGGGTACGCTGTAGGAAATCTAATGAACATGGGAACAACATTAGCAGTGTATGCCAGTATCTGTAAAGAAACGGGCAGAAAATTTATCTGGCCGGGATCTCCGGAACAGTGGAACGGTATTTCCGATGTTACCGATGCCCGAATATTGTCAAAACAGATATTATGGGCTTCTACTACAGAATCCGCCAGAAATCAGGCTTATAATATTACCAATGGTGATATTTTCAGATGGAAATGGCTTTGGCAAAGGATTGCAGACTGGTTTGGTATTGAAGCAGAAGGTTTTGGCGATCCGATAAGACCTCTGGAAAAAGAAATGGAAAAGGATGCTGAAGTGTGGAAGGATATTGCTTTAAAATATCATTTAAAGGAAGAAAAATTACACCGGCTGGCGTCTGCATGGCATACCGATCTGGATCTGGGAAGACCGCTGGAAGTAATGACGGATATGACGAAAAGCCGGAAATCGGGTTTTACAGCGTTTCAGAGTACAGAAGATTCATTTATTGATTTATTTAAGAAGCTGAGAGAAGAAAAGATTATTCCATAA
- a CDS encoding ligase-associated DNA damage response DEXH box helicase, producing the protein MAAFENTDGFKIILQWMADKGNVPFKFQTDTWKKFGNGYSGMVVAPTGFGKTYSVFLGLISDFLNHPEKYKDGLKMIWITPLRSLSKDIAKAMQEAIDEIGLDWTVGVRNGDTDPKVRQQQVRNMPEILVATPESLHLLLGQKNHDRFFQNLQSIVIDEWHELLGSKRGILVELGISQLRKYVPKLKIWGISATIGNLDEAMDVLIPYAIKKTKITAKEHKKIDIIPVFPDEVEILPWAGHLGHKLADKVVPIILESNSTIVFTNTRSQSEMWYQLLLDAYPDFAGQIAIHHSSIDAHLRIWIEENLSNGKLKAVVSTSSLDLGIDFKPVDTVIQIGSAKGVARFLQRAGRSGHSPFETSKIYCVPTHSLELIEVAALKEAIKQNVIEPREPQVLCFDILVQFLMTLAIGDGFYPQDTYERIKQVYTFQEMTAGEWKNILDFLTLGGSVLQGYEEYHKVVVMEDGLFKVTSRKIAMLHRMNMGAIVSDAMLKVKFISGGYIGMVEEYFISRLKKEEKFILAGRVLEIAMVKDMTVYVRSSKGKALAPSYLGGRLPLSTNLGRFLREKLSGALNPKASEKELKFLHPLLINQEKRSHIPKEDEFLVELIKNREGYHLFMYPFEGRLVHEVMAALIAYRISKLAPISFSMAMNDYGFELFSDKEIPLNDDNLHKILTRENLMIDVISSINSAEMARRKFRDIAVISGMVIQNLPGQQRSNKALQSSAGLIFKVLEDHDPNHFLVRQAYTEVFNMQLQEQRLVEAFKRIEKSKIILKFANTFTPLSFPIKVDSLRQTLTSESLDARIQKLIKQSGRNITD; encoded by the coding sequence TTGGCAGCTTTTGAAAATACCGACGGGTTTAAGATCATTCTTCAATGGATGGCAGATAAAGGTAATGTCCCCTTTAAATTTCAGACCGATACCTGGAAAAAATTCGGAAATGGCTACAGCGGAATGGTTGTTGCGCCTACAGGCTTTGGAAAAACCTATTCTGTTTTCCTGGGCCTAATTTCAGATTTTTTGAATCATCCTGAAAAATATAAGGATGGTCTCAAAATGATCTGGATCACTCCCCTCCGGTCGCTTTCAAAAGATATCGCTAAAGCTATGCAGGAGGCAATAGACGAAATTGGACTGGATTGGACGGTTGGGGTCAGAAATGGAGATACAGATCCCAAAGTAAGACAGCAGCAGGTCAGAAACATGCCGGAGATATTAGTCGCCACCCCGGAAAGTTTACATTTGCTTCTCGGACAGAAAAATCATGACCGGTTTTTTCAGAACCTGCAGAGCATCGTGATCGATGAATGGCACGAACTGCTAGGCTCGAAACGAGGTATCCTGGTGGAGTTAGGCATTTCACAACTCCGAAAGTACGTTCCGAAGCTTAAGATCTGGGGAATCTCGGCAACCATCGGAAACCTTGATGAAGCTATGGATGTACTTATTCCATACGCAATTAAGAAAACAAAGATCACTGCCAAAGAACATAAAAAGATCGATATTATTCCCGTGTTTCCTGACGAAGTTGAAATTCTTCCGTGGGCAGGACACCTTGGGCACAAACTTGCAGATAAAGTAGTACCGATTATTTTAGAATCCAATTCCACCATTGTTTTCACCAATACCCGGAGCCAGAGTGAAATGTGGTATCAGCTGCTGCTGGACGCCTACCCTGATTTTGCAGGTCAGATTGCCATTCACCACAGTTCTATTGATGCGCATTTAAGGATCTGGATTGAGGAAAATCTGAGCAATGGGAAATTAAAAGCAGTAGTTTCTACCTCATCATTAGATTTAGGAATCGATTTCAAGCCCGTAGACACTGTGATACAGATCGGTTCTGCAAAAGGAGTAGCCCGGTTTTTACAGAGAGCAGGACGAAGCGGGCACTCCCCTTTTGAAACCTCAAAAATTTACTGTGTTCCTACGCATTCTCTGGAACTGATCGAGGTGGCTGCGCTGAAAGAAGCCATTAAACAGAATGTGATCGAGCCCCGGGAACCTCAGGTATTATGTTTTGATATACTGGTTCAGTTTTTAATGACTCTGGCTATTGGAGACGGTTTTTATCCTCAGGATACCTATGAAAGGATAAAACAGGTATATACATTCCAGGAAATGACCGCCGGCGAGTGGAAAAATATTCTTGATTTTCTCACGTTGGGCGGAAGCGTCCTGCAAGGTTATGAAGAATACCATAAAGTAGTGGTCATGGAGGACGGACTGTTTAAAGTAACATCAAGAAAGATCGCGATGCTTCACCGGATGAACATGGGCGCTATCGTAAGCGATGCCATGCTGAAAGTGAAGTTTATTTCAGGAGGATACATCGGTATGGTAGAGGAATATTTTATTTCAAGATTAAAAAAAGAGGAAAAATTTATACTGGCAGGCCGTGTACTTGAGATCGCGATGGTAAAAGATATGACTGTTTATGTGCGGTCATCCAAAGGAAAAGCTTTAGCTCCGAGCTATTTGGGAGGCAGATTACCGCTAAGTACCAATTTAGGTCGTTTTTTGAGAGAAAAACTTTCAGGAGCGCTCAATCCCAAGGCTTCTGAAAAAGAGCTCAAATTCTTACATCCCCTGTTAATCAACCAGGAGAAACGTTCTCATATCCCCAAAGAAGATGAATTTCTGGTGGAACTGATTAAAAACCGGGAAGGTTACCACCTGTTTATGTATCCTTTTGAAGGACGTCTCGTCCATGAAGTAATGGCTGCACTGATCGCCTACCGGATTTCAAAACTGGCTCCTATCTCGTTTTCCATGGCGATGAATGATTATGGTTTTGAATTATTCAGCGATAAAGAAATTCCTCTGAATGATGATAACCTGCATAAAATTTTAACCCGGGAAAACCTCATGATTGATGTCATTTCAAGCATTAACTCTGCGGAAATGGCCCGAAGAAAATTCAGGGACATTGCTGTCATTTCCGGAATGGTGATTCAGAATCTTCCGGGGCAACAGCGTTCCAATAAAGCGCTGCAAAGTTCTGCAGGGCTTATTTTCAAAGTATTGGAAGATCATGACCCCAACCACTTTCTGGTAAGACAGGCGTATACGGAAGTTTTTAATATGCAGCTGCAGGAACAGCGACTGGTAGAAGCCTTCAAAAGAATTGAAAAATCAAAAATTATTCTGAAATTTGCCAATACCTTTACCCCTTTAAGCTTCCCGATTAAAGTTGACAGTTTACGGCAGACCCTGACCAGTGAAAGTCTTGATGCAAGAATACAAAAACTGATCAAACAATCCGGGAGAAATATAACAGATTAA
- a CDS encoding helix-turn-helix transcriptional regulator, whose amino-acid sequence MKNEKPKQNLEDLSEKIIVQDEILALAKQNSPRLLNKFRLVHPDFFDKISGIQPNLKNSELIFCIYLKLNLTTKEVATYTFVTPKAIQNRKNRLRKKLGIPSDLDIYKWFNDI is encoded by the coding sequence ATGAAAAACGAAAAACCTAAACAAAATTTAGAAGATTTAAGCGAAAAAATTATTGTGCAGGACGAAATATTAGCGCTGGCTAAACAAAATTCTCCTCGTCTTTTAAACAAATTCAGACTGGTTCACCCTGATTTTTTTGATAAAATTTCGGGCATCCAGCCCAATCTTAAAAATTCTGAACTTATTTTCTGTATTTATTTAAAGCTGAACCTTACCACAAAAGAGGTTGCCACATATACCTTTGTGACGCCTAAAGCAATACAGAACAGAAAGAACAGACTTCGGAAAAAACTGGGAATCCCTTCTGACTTAGATATTTATAAATGGTTTAATGATATTTAA
- a CDS encoding PPC domain-containing DNA-binding protein produces the protein MNLQFFTGNLWYAQKIENTYIVSVNEEENILRGLSDFLKTQEIKSGKISGIGYLSEVVIRYFDPASQKQVDHILNGLVELSEISGNISEINGKPMLYLRINLNIDGYTTLTGQLLDAKVCGKAEFFVHPPEGSIINFKNKILNVNMNNWSCS, from the coding sequence ATGAATCTACAGTTTTTTACGGGTAACCTTTGGTATGCTCAGAAAATAGAAAACACTTATATAGTAAGTGTGAATGAGGAAGAAAATATCCTTCGCGGTCTTTCGGATTTTCTCAAAACCCAGGAAATTAAAAGCGGAAAGATCTCCGGAATCGGTTATCTGAGTGAAGTTGTCATTCGTTATTTTGATCCGGCCTCTCAAAAGCAGGTGGATCACATACTGAACGGCTTGGTAGAGTTATCGGAGATTTCCGGAAATATTTCAGAAATAAACGGAAAGCCAATGTTGTATCTCCGCATCAACCTCAATATTGACGGATATACAACATTGACCGGTCAGCTCTTAGACGCAAAAGTATGTGGTAAAGCCGAATTTTTCGTGCATCCTCCGGAAGGCAGCATCATCAATTTTAAAAATAAAATTTTAAATGTAAACATGAACAATTGGAGTTGCAGTTAA
- a CDS encoding Crp/Fnr family transcriptional regulator has product MFEVLIAHIKNKVDLSEVQEARLASFFISKKLRKKQYLLQEGDVCRHLSFVSKGLLKSFFSDEKGNEHINMFALEGWWISDFNSFINQEQAVLNITAVEETELLLISRDDYDTMMLQIPVMDRYFRILYQNSLVTKDYRLIVSSGYTAEEKYSQLAQNNPELIRRLPHNLIASYLGLAPETVSRIRKKLSLKK; this is encoded by the coding sequence ATGTTTGAAGTCCTCATTGCCCATATAAAAAACAAAGTTGATTTGAGTGAAGTTCAGGAAGCCCGGCTTGCATCGTTCTTTATTTCAAAAAAACTGCGGAAAAAACAATATTTGCTGCAGGAAGGTGATGTATGCAGACATTTGTCTTTTGTAAGTAAAGGTCTGCTTAAATCTTTTTTTTCGGATGAAAAAGGAAATGAGCACATCAATATGTTTGCGTTAGAAGGATGGTGGATTTCAGATTTTAACAGTTTCATCAATCAGGAACAGGCCGTCCTCAACATTACTGCTGTTGAAGAAACCGAACTTTTACTGATCAGCCGTGACGATTACGATACAATGATGCTGCAGATTCCTGTGATGGACCGGTATTTCAGAATCCTGTATCAAAACAGTTTGGTCACAAAAGATTATCGCCTGATCGTTTCAAGTGGTTATACTGCTGAAGAAAAATATTCCCAGCTGGCGCAAAATAATCCTGAACTCATCAGAAGGCTTCCCCATAATCTGATCGCTTCTTATCTTGGACTTGCTCCGGAAACCGTCAGCAGAATCCGTAAAAAGCTTTCCCTGAAAAAATAA